Proteins encoded together in one Synechococcus sp. BL107 window:
- the rsmI gene encoding 16S rRNA (cytidine(1402)-2'-O)-methyltransferase yields the protein MQRDEPAAGSLYLVGTPIGHLGDLSPRASHLLTTVDVIACEDTRHSGQLLSNLQARGRKLSFHQHNIRTRLPQLLELLAEGQSLAVISDAGLPGISDPGEELASAARQAGHPVLCIPGPCAATTALVSSGLPSGRFCFEGFLPTKGKERRQRLEQLSSEHRTTVLYEAPHRLITLLGELASYCGSDRPIQVARELTKRHEEQVGPTVEAALSHFEQTRPQGEFTLVLGGAPPTAKPALNDAELIEQLQQLMAQGVSASDAARQLAATTGLSRRRLYALLHQDASD from the coding sequence ATGCAGCGGGATGAACCAGCCGCCGGAAGCCTGTACCTCGTCGGTACTCCGATCGGTCATCTGGGTGACCTCTCCCCTCGGGCCAGTCACCTTTTAACAACGGTAGATGTCATCGCATGTGAAGACACACGCCATAGCGGACAGTTGCTGAGCAATCTCCAGGCCCGCGGACGCAAACTCTCCTTTCATCAGCACAACATTCGTACGCGATTGCCCCAACTTCTGGAGCTATTGGCAGAAGGCCAAAGTCTTGCGGTGATCAGCGATGCGGGATTGCCAGGCATCAGCGACCCCGGCGAAGAGCTGGCCAGTGCTGCTCGACAGGCGGGGCATCCCGTGCTGTGTATTCCTGGTCCTTGCGCGGCCACAACAGCTCTCGTAAGCAGCGGACTTCCCAGTGGACGCTTTTGTTTTGAAGGTTTTCTACCCACGAAGGGGAAAGAACGACGACAGCGCCTGGAACAGCTCTCAAGCGAACACCGCACCACCGTGCTTTATGAAGCACCGCATCGATTAATCACGTTGCTTGGCGAGCTCGCCAGTTATTGCGGCTCCGATCGTCCGATCCAAGTGGCGCGAGAACTCACCAAACGCCATGAAGAACAAGTGGGGCCCACGGTGGAAGCAGCTCTCAGTCATTTCGAGCAAACCCGCCCCCAGGGCGAATTCACTTTGGTCTTAGGAGGTGCGCCACCCACCGCAAAACCAGCCCTCAATGACGCTGAGCTCATAGAACAACTGCAACAGCTCATGGCGCAGGGAGTGAGTGCTAGCGATGCTGCACGACAACTCGCCGCAACGACCGGGCTCTCACGGCGCCGGCTTTATGCATTGCTGCACCAAGACGCGTCAGACTAA
- a CDS encoding sulfotransferase domain-containing protein, producing MTDDHSYWYLASYPKSGNTWCRVFITELMRLSGDNPGEQLNLNQDIETGAIASSRLWLDDQLGINSCDLSFSELDPLRGRAGASAWLFAEGERFHKVHDAFKSPDSRGRPVVSTTGCSGVVYILRHPEDVAVSLSHFFSWPLDRCVDSLLDPNAALVPGERFGGHQVRQYMGRWDQHVRSWADQTQLPVLIMRYEDMLAKGSETFTELATFLGLTTDSKLINQALENTSIDRLKKLEEDVDGFAEKPAGCERFFRSGRTGEGAEQLSIEQRKRLANGLSEAMNRFEYEGPEVD from the coding sequence ATGACTGACGATCACAGCTACTGGTATCTGGCTTCTTATCCAAAATCAGGCAACACCTGGTGCAGGGTTTTTATTACTGAATTGATGAGGCTGTCAGGAGACAATCCTGGAGAACAACTAAATCTTAATCAAGATATTGAAACTGGAGCGATTGCCTCATCCAGGCTTTGGCTGGACGATCAATTAGGGATCAATAGTTGCGATCTAAGTTTTAGTGAACTTGATCCATTACGCGGACGTGCTGGTGCCAGTGCGTGGCTATTCGCAGAAGGAGAGCGCTTTCACAAAGTGCATGATGCATTTAAATCTCCTGATTCCCGTGGGCGCCCAGTGGTGAGTACAACAGGCTGCTCTGGAGTGGTTTATATCCTGCGCCACCCGGAAGATGTGGCCGTGTCACTGAGTCACTTCTTCTCATGGCCGCTGGATCGATGCGTTGACTCCCTGCTTGATCCCAATGCAGCGCTGGTGCCAGGGGAACGCTTTGGCGGCCACCAGGTGCGGCAATACATGGGCCGCTGGGATCAACATGTGCGCTCATGGGCTGATCAAACTCAGCTACCGGTGTTGATCATGCGTTATGAAGACATGCTAGCAAAAGGATCAGAAACATTCACTGAATTAGCAACCTTTTTAGGGCTTACTACTGACTCAAAACTCATTAATCAGGCTTTAGAAAATACATCCATCGATCGACTAAAGAAATTGGAGGAAGATGTTGATGGCTTTGCAGAAAAACCTGCCGGTTGTGAGCGGTTCTTTCGCTCAGGTCGTACCGGAGAAGGAGCGGAACAACTTTCAATTGAGCAGCGAAAGCGTCTAGCAAATGGATTGTCTGAAGCGATGAATCGCTTTGAATACGAAGGGCCAGAAGTTGACTGA
- a CDS encoding helix-turn-helix domain-containing protein — protein sequence MAARRLSDSEKQDLVGRYKAGESTAALAESFGCSPNTVSRTVKALLPPEAYAALKASRQKGGTAVAASQPLLEIPPLDGPSTVDLPSVQIDTPEASAGEFSAEEASNLALDDAADFAEVSDDSGTALEEPAPMDVFTELVPLIGVAGLSGSAPMETQPLSPGVLPDSVYMLVDKVVELDARPLRDFPELGPLDTADQDRQGLFLFANPRAAKRQCGRSQRVIKVPDTTVFERTSSYLLKRGITRLVMEGTVVALDA from the coding sequence ATGGCAGCGCGTCGTCTTAGCGACAGCGAGAAGCAAGACCTTGTTGGCCGTTACAAGGCGGGGGAATCCACCGCAGCATTGGCTGAGTCATTTGGTTGTAGCCCAAATACGGTGAGCCGTACGGTGAAAGCTCTGTTGCCGCCTGAGGCTTACGCCGCATTGAAGGCCAGCCGTCAGAAGGGTGGAACAGCCGTCGCTGCGTCGCAACCCTTGCTTGAGATTCCACCGTTGGATGGTCCCTCAACTGTCGATCTCCCATCGGTTCAGATCGATACACCAGAGGCTTCTGCTGGAGAGTTCTCTGCGGAGGAGGCGAGCAACTTGGCGCTGGATGATGCCGCTGATTTTGCGGAGGTTTCGGACGATTCGGGCACAGCGCTTGAGGAGCCCGCCCCCATGGACGTGTTCACAGAATTAGTGCCCTTGATCGGGGTTGCGGGATTAAGTGGATCGGCACCCATGGAAACGCAGCCGCTTAGCCCCGGTGTTCTCCCCGATAGTGTTTATATGTTGGTCGACAAGGTTGTTGAGTTAGATGCTCGCCCTTTGAGGGATTTTCCTGAATTGGGTCCATTGGATACCGCTGATCAGGACCGTCAGGGTCTATTTCTCTTTGCCAATCCTCGGGCCGCGAAACGTCAGTGTGGTCGCAGCCAGCGTGTGATCAAGGTGCCCGACACCACGGTGTTTGAGCGAACGAGTTCCTATTTGTTGAAACGAGGAATTACACGGCTTGTGATGGAGGGCACGGTGGTTGCCCTCGATGCCTGA
- a CDS encoding PqqD family protein → MSFQRLMTSSTKRFKQHHHAVCTELDGEVALFQSKTCDYLVLNETGSAIWKVLKAQPTLPEICKHLQDEYEVAPDECKLSVEAWLEAALEKNVIVVVDD, encoded by the coding sequence ATGAGCTTTCAACGCTTGATGACAAGCAGCACCAAACGATTCAAACAGCACCACCACGCTGTCTGCACAGAACTCGATGGCGAAGTCGCATTATTTCAAAGTAAAACCTGCGACTATCTTGTTCTTAATGAGACAGGCTCAGCCATTTGGAAGGTATTGAAAGCTCAGCCAACGTTGCCTGAAATCTGCAAGCATTTACAGGACGAATATGAAGTCGCCCCAGATGAATGCAAGTTGTCTGTTGAAGCTTGGCTGGAGGCTGCCTTGGAAAAGAATGTGATTGTCGTGGTTGACGATTAA
- a CDS encoding carbamoyl-phosphate synthase, whose protein sequence is MQRSLRLSLSLSGIAALALSNFDLLPATAQESSAEDLGGVMSISLKDVVKPTIGFQGALQGAGTPNQAGIGGFLPLFVGDNSVFFADVLLNANFADYGGNSSIVNTEVAGTTISTSSRLGYRWLNNDRSWMFGVNAGYDSRPMNTGNADTGVDVTGKRDVFFQQVAASLEAVSETWNFNAYGLFPIGDTEQVLNDRYRGGALSTYGLDVGYAITPEWDASIGYYYQHGDDLTADDGSGVLAQLAYEITDGLTLGVKVSYDEAFETRVLGNIEYRFGSGSATQVEKKKWQTPVLQSLTESVKHRDVRVHDGNKIKNQPCGRKTDLGDSGAQKYKSTNGNRYGCFPTYQNTVKGGFYWNKTSTR, encoded by the coding sequence ATGCAGCGCTCCCTGCGCCTGTCGTTATCGCTGAGCGGTATCGCTGCACTGGCACTCTCTAACTTCGATCTGCTGCCTGCCACTGCACAAGAGAGCTCAGCAGAGGATCTCGGTGGCGTGATGAGCATCAGTCTTAAGGATGTGGTCAAGCCAACCATTGGGTTTCAGGGTGCACTGCAAGGTGCAGGTACACCAAACCAAGCTGGTATTGGTGGGTTCCTACCTCTATTCGTTGGTGATAACAGCGTCTTCTTTGCTGATGTGCTGCTCAATGCCAACTTTGCTGATTACGGCGGCAACAGCAGCATCGTCAATACAGAGGTTGCTGGCACAACGATCAGCACCTCATCAAGGCTTGGTTATCGCTGGCTGAATAACGATCGCTCCTGGATGTTTGGGGTGAATGCTGGTTATGACAGCCGCCCGATGAATACCGGTAATGCTGATACCGGTGTGGATGTCACAGGTAAGCGGGATGTCTTCTTTCAGCAGGTTGCTGCGAGTTTAGAAGCGGTATCGGAGACCTGGAACTTCAATGCCTATGGGCTCTTCCCCATTGGAGATACTGAGCAGGTCCTGAATGACCGTTACCGCGGTGGTGCGTTAAGTACCTACGGCTTAGATGTTGGTTATGCAATCACCCCTGAGTGGGATGCCTCGATTGGTTATTACTACCAGCATGGCGATGACCTCACAGCAGATGATGGCTCTGGTGTGCTCGCTCAGCTGGCGTATGAAATCACGGATGGTTTAACGCTTGGCGTCAAGGTTTCCTATGACGAAGCATTTGAGACCCGCGTTTTAGGAAACATTGAATATCGCTTTGGCAGCGGTAGTGCAACACAAGTTGAGAAGAAAAAATGGCAGACACCAGTGCTTCAATCACTCACGGAATCAGTCAAACATCGTGATGTGAGAGTTCATGATGGAAACAAAATAAAAAACCAACCCTGTGGCAGAAAAACTGACCTTGGGGACTCTGGAGCACAAAAGTATAAATCAACTAATGGGAATAGATATGGCTGCTTTCCAACATATCAAAATACTGTAAAAGGTGGTTTTTATTGGAATAAAACATCTACACGCTAA
- a CDS encoding 3'(2'),5'-bisphosphate nucleotidase CysQ — MMSNSAILPAGVSKEALLTELRRLSWGAADILRAYARGEQPPHGFPKALSVDNGGEGPVSAADLAVNEWLLAGLSGAFPDAGWTLLSEETAKEQLTEGEPLPAEWLWILDPLDGTKDFLQGTGEYAVHLALVRRNRPVLGVVLLPEADELWLGLVGDDAWCEDRGGTRSPVRFSERSELSDLLLVASRSHRDDRLEKLIGELQLGGSKAVGSVGCKVATILRGETDLYISLSGRSAPKDWDMAAPEAVLLAAGGRFTHADLGDLTYNTGDVRQAGCLIASHGKAHVALGERATRAMAEIDPGFQV, encoded by the coding sequence ATGATGTCCAACTCCGCCATTCTCCCTGCTGGGGTCAGCAAGGAAGCTTTGTTGACCGAGTTGAGACGCTTGAGCTGGGGTGCAGCCGACATTCTTCGTGCATACGCCCGTGGCGAACAGCCTCCCCATGGTTTTCCGAAAGCCTTAAGTGTCGATAACGGGGGCGAGGGGCCTGTTTCGGCGGCTGATCTGGCCGTGAACGAATGGCTCCTGGCGGGGTTGTCGGGGGCTTTTCCCGATGCTGGTTGGACTCTGCTAAGCGAGGAAACCGCCAAAGAGCAGCTCACCGAGGGAGAGCCTCTGCCCGCGGAATGGTTGTGGATCCTTGATCCGCTTGATGGCACCAAGGACTTTCTCCAAGGAACTGGGGAGTATGCGGTGCACCTCGCCTTGGTGCGGAGGAATCGGCCTGTTTTAGGCGTGGTGCTGTTACCCGAAGCCGATGAACTCTGGCTTGGTCTTGTGGGCGACGATGCCTGGTGTGAAGACCGAGGGGGAACGCGTTCGCCTGTGCGCTTCAGCGAGCGCTCGGAGTTGTCCGACTTGCTTCTGGTGGCGAGCCGTAGTCATCGCGATGACCGGCTAGAGAAATTAATCGGTGAACTTCAACTCGGTGGCTCGAAGGCGGTTGGCAGTGTGGGCTGCAAGGTCGCCACGATTCTTCGTGGAGAAACCGATCTCTACATCTCCCTATCCGGGCGCAGTGCTCCAAAGGATTGGGATATGGCTGCACCGGAGGCTGTTTTGTTGGCGGCTGGTGGACGATTTACCCACGCTGACCTCGGCGACCTTACATACAACACAGGCGATGTTCGTCAGGCGGGCTGTTTGATCGCCAGCCATGGAAAAGCCCACGTCGCGCTTGGAGAGCGTGCGACGCGGGCGATGGCCGAGATTGATCCCGGCTTTCAGGTGTGA
- a CDS encoding inverse autotransporter beta-barrel domain-containing protein, which translates to MQRSIRLSLSLSGVAALALSNGALLPATAQEVGSADDLGVMSISLADVVKPTIGFQGALQGAGTPNQAGIGGFLPIAVSENSVFFADVLLNANFADYGGNSSIVNTEVAGTTISTSSRLGYRWLNSDRSWMYGVNGGYDTRPMNTGNAETGVTLYDKESAFFQQIAAGLEAVSDTWNFNAYALVPVGDVEQRLNARYFGGALDTYGLDVGYAITPDLNASIGYYYQSGDLGEADGSGVQVELDYQIADGLTAGINVSYDEAFETRVSGNIEYRFGSNSSAAETKKKAWQKPTIQALSESVKNRNIRVHDAADPDAKCKLFSLRNGKQIASRNPSSFLSRFHDRGVTLASTIHCDPGAPDATANGWVDICINTYHHRC; encoded by the coding sequence ATGCAGCGTTCCATCCGCCTGTCGTTATCGCTGAGCGGTGTTGCTGCACTGGCACTCTCTAACGGCGCTCTGCTGCCTGCCACTGCTCAAGAGGTAGGTAGCGCCGATGATCTTGGGGTGATGAGCATCAGCCTCGCTGATGTCGTCAAACCCACCATTGGTTTTCAAGGCGCACTGCAGGGAGCAGGAACACCAAACCAAGCAGGCATTGGCGGGTTCCTGCCAATCGCTGTAAGTGAGAACAGTGTCTTCTTTGCTGATGTGCTGCTCAATGCCAACTTTGCTGATTACGGCGGCAACAGCAGCATCGTCAATACAGAGGTTGCTGGCACAACGATCAGCACCTCATCAAGGCTTGGTTATCGCTGGCTGAATAGCGACCGATCCTGGATGTATGGCGTGAACGGCGGCTATGACACCCGCCCGATGAATACAGGTAATGCTGAAACAGGTGTCACGCTCTACGACAAGGAAAGTGCTTTCTTTCAGCAGATCGCTGCAGGTCTAGAAGCAGTCTCTGATACCTGGAACTTCAATGCCTATGCCTTAGTTCCTGTTGGTGATGTAGAGCAGCGCCTCAATGCGCGTTATTTCGGCGGGGCGCTTGATACCTATGGTCTTGATGTTGGTTATGCAATCACTCCAGATCTCAATGCCTCAATTGGTTACTACTACCAAAGCGGTGATCTAGGAGAAGCAGATGGTTCGGGCGTGCAGGTAGAGCTGGATTATCAGATCGCTGATGGTTTAACTGCTGGGATCAATGTTTCCTATGACGAAGCCTTTGAAACTAGAGTTTCAGGCAACATTGAGTATCGTTTTGGTAGCAATAGTTCAGCTGCAGAAACCAAGAAAAAAGCATGGCAAAAGCCAACCATTCAAGCGTTATCTGAAAGCGTTAAAAACAGGAATATCCGCGTTCATGATGCAGCAGATCCAGATGCGAAGTGCAAATTGTTTAGTCTGCGCAATGGTAAACAAATCGCTTCCAGGAATCCATCGAGCTTTTTGTCCCGTTTCCACGACCGAGGAGTAACCTTGGCGAGCACGATACATTGTGACCCTGGCGCGCCTGATGCAACTGCTAACGGCTGGGTAGACATTTGCATCAACACATACCATCATCGTTGCTAA
- a CDS encoding carbamoyl-phosphate synthase: MQRSLRLSLSLSGAAAVALSNSALLPAIAQEAGGAEDLGVMEINLKDAVQFNWGFQGALQGAGTPNQAGIGGFLPIAVGENSVFFADVLLNANFADYGGYSSIINTEVAGTTISTSTRLGYRWLNSDRSWMYGVNGGYDSRPMNTGGTDTGVNVSGTEKSAFFQQVAVNAEAVSDSWNFNAYALVPVGDTEQQLNSVYQGGSLDTYGLDIGYFITPAVNASVGYYYQSGDLGEADGSGVLGRLAYEMTSGVTAGVNISYDEAFDTRVSADIKVRFGGPSTATAKKKKWENPTINALTASPKNRDVRVHDKHEQECQCTTHTAKCSLVC; encoded by the coding sequence ATGCAACGTTCTCTGCGCCTGTCGTTATCGCTGAGCGGAGCTGCCGCAGTCGCACTCTCTAACAGTGCTCTGCTGCCTGCCATTGCTCAAGAGGCAGGTGGCGCAGAAGATCTGGGGGTGATGGAGATCAACCTCAAGGATGCTGTTCAGTTCAATTGGGGTTTCCAAGGCGCATTGCAAGGAGCAGGAACACCGAATCAAGCCGGTATTGGCGGATTCCTTCCAATTGCTGTTGGTGAGAACAGCGTGTTCTTTGCTGATGTGCTGCTCAATGCCAACTTTGCTGATTACGGCGGCTACAGCAGCATCATCAATACCGAAGTTGCTGGCACAACGATCAGCACCTCAACGCGCCTTGGTTATCGCTGGCTGAATAGCGACCGCAGCTGGATGTATGGCGTTAACGGTGGCTATGACAGCCGCCCGATGAATACAGGTGGAACTGATACAGGCGTGAATGTCAGCGGCACAGAGAAGAGTGCTTTCTTCCAGCAGGTGGCAGTTAATGCAGAAGCAGTCTCTGATAGCTGGAACTTCAATGCCTATGCCTTAGTTCCTGTTGGTGATACAGAGCAACAGCTGAATAGCGTTTATCAAGGCGGCTCGCTTGATACCTACGGGCTTGATATTGGTTATTTCATCACTCCAGCCGTTAATGCTTCTGTTGGTTATTACTACCAAAGCGGTGACCTAGGAGAAGCAGATGGTTCCGGCGTACTCGGACGCTTGGCTTATGAAATGACCAGTGGCGTCACAGCAGGAGTGAATATCTCCTACGACGAGGCATTTGATACAAGAGTTTCAGCTGATATTAAAGTGCGCTTTGGTGGTCCAAGTACAGCAACAGCTAAGAAGAAAAAGTGGGAGAATCCAACAATTAATGCGTTAACAGCATCACCCAAGAACAGAGATGTGAGAGTGCACGACAAACACGAACAAGAATGTCAGTGCACGACACATACAGCTAAGTGTTCTTTAGTGTGCTAA